In uncultured Bacteroides sp., the sequence GAATCGGCTTGATTACAGGACTTACTTTTCTATTGGAAATAGAAAATATAGAGCGCTTTTCTAACACTGACAAGCTAGCCTGTTTTGTAGGAATAATACCAACTTGTCATTCGAGTGGAGAAACGAGTAATAATGGAGAAATGACCTTTAGAGGTCAAATTCATTTAAAGAAAGGTCTGATTGAAAGTGCTTGGGTTGCTTCAAGAATAGATCCAGCTCTGACGCATAGTTTTATTCAGCTTTGCAAAAGAATGGAACCCAATAAAGCAATCATACGAATTGCAAGAAAGTTGTTAAACAGAATATATTACACTCTAAAAAAGAAACATAAATACGAATATGGAATGGTTAAATAATAATACCCATATAAAATCTATATAAAGAGTGACCGCTAGCCACCTCTTGCAGCTTTGCCTGCTTTGGCAGATTGCGGCCTCTTTTCCTATTGAACTGAAAAGGAATATGTAGAAACTGAAAGGATCAGTTAGAACTACTTATAGAAGGTTGTTTTATATAGGAATTTACTAATGATTTTTGAGGCTAGAGAAACATGTCTAATAGGTTTTCCTAGCCATATAGCGATATCTGTAACATAAAAAGAGGGGAAAATCATACAGACTGTCCCCTCAAAATGATGTTACAGCGTAACGCAGGAAGTTTATTGCTGGCAAGTTGCTCCTCAGCAGAGCTTGTTTCCTCTTCAACTTCCTGATTACAAAGCTAATAAAAAGTATAATAAATATTAATAATACTCTTATAATTTGGATTGCAACATAGAAGAGGTGGCAGTAAAACGGAATTCTTAAAATTAATTTTCCAGAAAGGAAAAAAGTATTATTTTACTGCCACCTCTACCACCTAGAAATTTTCATCGTGCTGATAATGAATAAAATACAGCTTTAAAGAATATCCACATTTAAGTTTGACGATAGAAAAGCCTTTAATTTCCATCAGATAAATATATAAAAACTGCCTCATTCACCATATCAAAATCACTACTTTAATCCTTGATGTATTACGCAAATATAATTATTACTTTATAATTATTATAAAGTAATAATTGGATTATAATAAAAGGAATTGTTGATGCTGTTTTTTGCTTCTATAAACTTATATCTGTGTTTGGTAAGCAATAACATTTTTTTATTAAAAATAGCGACAATTAGATTGTAAATTGATTTCAAAATTATATCTTTGCTTCATAAGCAACTTATCTGGGAATATTAGTTCTCTTCCAGATAGATACAGCATAAAGTTATACTTAAAATATCTATAAAATGAAAAAGTATTTTATATTCTCTCTTTCTTTGCTTTTATCGATAGCGGGTTTAACTGCTCAAAACAAACAGCCATCGAATTTCAGATTAGACGGCACCATCAAGGCAGATTCCGGAAAAGTTTATCTCTGTTTTTACTCTGATTACCTCCCCAATAAAACAAAAGAATTGGTAGCTCAGATAAAGGATAAGAAATTTTCCATTTCGGGATACATCCCGGAGGCGCAAGGAGTATCTTTGCATTTCGACAATGGTTACACGTCCGATTTCATCTTAGAAAAAGGAGTGCAAACTGTTTCTGTCAATATCGATTCTTTCCGAACAGTGCCAAAGGTGAATAATAAGACCATGCTGGAGGAATATCCAAAGAATGTTGCTTTTTATCAAAAGATAATAGCAAAGAATAAATTGTTTGATCAAAAATACGATAGCCTACTTAAGCAATACAATTATCAAATACCTAAAGAGATAAGCTATATAATGAATAAAGAAATAAAAGCAATGTATAGGGAAAGCGACAGCACATTATTGGCATACGCCAAAATGAATCCCGACTCGAAGATTGCATTCTGGAACCTTATTAGTTTAATGGGCTGGGGCTACGAGCCCATCTTCGATTCCATCTACAGCTCATTTTCGAATACACTCCGGGAGAGTTATGCCGGTAAGGTTTTAGGCGAAAGACTAAAAATTGGCAAGCTACTTTCAGTTGGCCAACCATTTCCAATCATTAATTGCCAAAATAAGAACAACGAGAAGTTATCTTCGTCATTATTCCTCCACAATAAATACACACTAGTTGATTTCTGGTACAGCGGGTGTAACCCTTGCCGACGGCAGTTTCCCAATATGCTGGATATGTACAAACAATATGGCAATAACGGATTCGAAATAGTAGGCATATCAGTCGATAAAATAGCGAACAAGCCGGATTGGGAAAGAGTGATTGCCGAAAACAAACTTACCTGGAAAC encodes:
- a CDS encoding TlpA disulfide reductase family protein, which codes for MKKYFIFSLSLLLSIAGLTAQNKQPSNFRLDGTIKADSGKVYLCFYSDYLPNKTKELVAQIKDKKFSISGYIPEAQGVSLHFDNGYTSDFILEKGVQTVSVNIDSFRTVPKVNNKTMLEEYPKNVAFYQKIIAKNKLFDQKYDSLLKQYNYQIPKEISYIMNKEIKAMYRESDSTLLAYAKMNPDSKIAFWNLISLMGWGYEPIFDSIYSSFSNTLRESYAGKVLGERLKIGKLLSVGQPFPIINCQNKNNEKLSSSLFLHNKYTLVDFWYSGCNPCRRQFPNMLDMYKQYGNNGFEIVGISVDKIANKPDWERVIAENKLTWKQYWDKNGTEAHRLSIFVSPTNFLIDNTGKIVSKNISMEELEEFLKEKLK